The following coding sequences are from one Saprospiraceae bacterium window:
- a CDS encoding transposase: MATIRRQFKMSIEQRMARHFSESFKRSKVLEIEQGRSKVSEICKEYEVSPTNVYKWMSKFGAAKSQIRMIVETNSDTKK, encoded by the coding sequence ATGGCAACAATTAGAAGGCAATTTAAAATGAGCATTGAGCAGCGTATGGCGAGGCATTTTTCAGAAAGTTTCAAACGATCGAAGGTTCTCGAGATAGAGCAAGGCAGGAGCAAAGTCAGTGAAATTTGTAAGGAATACGAGGTTAGCCCTACCAATGTATACAAATGGATGAGTAAATTTGGTGCAGCTAAAAGCCAAATTCGCATGATTGTTGAAACAAATTCCGACACTAAAAAATAA
- the polA gene encoding DNA polymerase I, with protein MKKLFLLDGHALVYRAHYAFITRPLINSKGLNTSAINGFTRTLWDIISREKPSHLAVAFDLSGPTFRHKEFPEYKAHREAQPEDITNAFPYIEELIKAFNIPIVTVEAYEADDVIGTLAKQASKEGFEVYMVTPDKDYGQLVEDHVFMYKPSRQGNGVDILGPKEITETWGIKRVDQVIDMLGLMGDAVDNIPGIPGVGEKTAAKLLEEFDSIENLLQNKDKVAGKLKDKIIEHEHLAILSKRLATIDIHAPIRFDEKMYRLEGFDKPRLMELFKLLEFRSLADTILGAALKPTQSSLFGEEVVQESSLDQKENKEYKIGEYDIHSTPHTYHLVQTDAEITHLLKILSDASIISFDTETTGIDANQAELVGMSFCWKPGEAYYIPFPSDQIKAKKLLEPFKGLLEDHSKRFIGQNIKYDMLMMKWYGVQLPVPEFDTMIAHYLIEPDQRHKLDYLAESYLNYKMVAIEELIGKKGAQQGSMRDVELEKIKEYAAEDADMTLQLLPILKDEIQKNELDTVLQKIELPLVKVLCDLEFAGVRIDGDFLNDYSKVLEKQIYTAEQLIYKKAGVRFNIASPKQVGEVLFDKLKIPYKWKKTSTNQYSTDEEKLSELAEENEVVYDILEFRKLSKLKSTYVDALPLMINSKTGRVHSSFNQARAATGRLASENPNLQNIPIKDEAGREIRKAFIPRDSDHVLISADYSQIELRLIAEIANEEMMLDAFIKEQDIHRATAAKVYNVDYDQVTGDQRRNAKTVNFSILYGAGSTNISRQLNISRTEAKDLIDQYFKTYSGLKAYMANVVDNARSNGYVTTMLGRKRVLRDINSKNALARTNAERVAINTPIQGTAADMIKLAMIHIHDRLRKEKLESKMILQVHDELVFDVPKSELDIMQQMVQYEMKHAIPELKVPIEVGIGFGNNWLEAH; from the coding sequence ATGAAAAAACTGTTCCTCCTGGATGGCCATGCACTGGTATATCGCGCTCACTATGCCTTTATCACACGCCCTCTGATTAATTCCAAAGGATTAAATACGTCTGCCATTAATGGATTTACCCGCACTTTGTGGGATATCATCAGTCGCGAAAAACCGAGCCACCTTGCTGTGGCATTTGATTTGTCGGGCCCGACCTTCAGACATAAAGAATTTCCTGAATACAAAGCCCACAGGGAGGCCCAGCCTGAGGACATCACCAATGCTTTTCCCTATATCGAAGAACTCATCAAAGCTTTTAATATACCTATCGTTACCGTCGAAGCTTACGAAGCTGATGATGTGATTGGTACTTTGGCCAAGCAGGCCTCGAAGGAAGGCTTTGAAGTTTATATGGTCACTCCAGATAAAGATTATGGTCAATTGGTCGAAGATCATGTCTTTATGTACAAACCTTCCAGACAAGGCAATGGAGTCGATATATTGGGCCCTAAGGAAATTACTGAAACATGGGGAATAAAAAGAGTCGATCAGGTCATCGATATGCTGGGACTCATGGGTGATGCCGTAGATAACATACCGGGCATTCCGGGCGTAGGTGAGAAAACAGCAGCCAAACTACTCGAAGAATTTGATAGTATTGAAAATTTATTGCAGAACAAAGACAAAGTTGCCGGTAAGCTCAAGGATAAAATCATTGAGCACGAACATCTTGCAATACTTAGTAAAAGACTCGCAACCATTGATATCCATGCCCCCATCCGGTTTGACGAAAAAATGTATAGGCTTGAGGGTTTTGATAAACCACGTCTGATGGAGTTGTTTAAGCTGCTTGAATTCAGAAGTCTCGCAGATACCATTTTAGGTGCTGCGCTCAAGCCAACACAATCTTCCTTGTTTGGTGAAGAAGTAGTTCAGGAATCTTCTCTGGATCAGAAAGAGAATAAGGAATATAAAATAGGCGAATACGACATTCATTCAACTCCACATACATATCATTTAGTCCAAACCGATGCAGAAATCACGCATTTACTAAAAATCCTTTCAGATGCTTCCATCATTTCGTTTGATACGGAAACCACGGGTATCGATGCCAATCAGGCAGAACTGGTAGGAATGTCTTTTTGTTGGAAACCCGGCGAAGCATATTATATACCTTTTCCTTCGGATCAAATCAAAGCAAAAAAATTGCTTGAACCATTTAAAGGGCTATTGGAAGATCATTCTAAGAGATTCATCGGACAAAATATCAAATACGATATGCTCATGATGAAATGGTACGGTGTGCAACTTCCAGTTCCGGAGTTTGACACTATGATTGCCCATTACCTGATCGAACCTGATCAGCGGCATAAACTGGATTATCTCGCCGAAAGTTATCTCAATTACAAAATGGTAGCTATCGAAGAATTGATTGGGAAAAAAGGTGCTCAACAAGGTTCCATGCGGGATGTCGAATTGGAAAAAATTAAAGAATATGCTGCGGAGGATGCTGATATGACTTTGCAATTGCTTCCGATATTGAAAGATGAAATTCAAAAAAATGAATTGGATACGGTGTTGCAAAAAATTGAACTCCCGCTTGTAAAAGTATTGTGCGATTTGGAATTTGCCGGGGTGCGCATCGATGGTGATTTTTTGAATGATTATTCGAAAGTTCTTGAAAAACAAATTTATACCGCCGAGCAACTGATTTACAAAAAGGCGGGTGTGCGTTTTAATATTGCAAGCCCCAAACAAGTAGGTGAAGTGTTGTTTGATAAATTGAAAATTCCATACAAATGGAAAAAAACGAGCACCAACCAATATAGCACAGATGAAGAAAAATTAAGCGAATTGGCAGAAGAAAATGAAGTTGTCTATGATATTCTTGAGTTCCGGAAATTATCAAAATTGAAATCAACTTATGTTGATGCTTTACCTTTAATGATAAATTCTAAAACAGGAAGAGTACATAGTTCATTTAATCAGGCACGTGCTGCAACCGGAAGGCTCGCCAGCGAAAATCCCAATTTGCAGAATATTCCCATTAAAGACGAAGCCGGACGTGAGATCCGCAAAGCATTTATTCCCAGAGACTCCGATCATGTTTTAATTTCGGCAGATTATTCGCAAATAGAATTGAGATTGATTGCTGAGATAGCGAATGAAGAAATGATGCTCGATGCTTTTATTAAGGAACAGGATATCCATCGTGCAACGGCTGCAAAGGTCTATAATGTCGATTATGATCAAGTCACCGGTGATCAGCGACGCAATGCTAAAACTGTGAATTTTTCAATCTTATATGGTGCCGGTTCTACCAATATATCAAGACAATTGAACATCAGTCGAACAGAAGCCAAAGATTTGATCGATCAATATTTTAAAACCTATAGTGGATTAAAAGCTTATATGGCCAATGTGGTCGATAATGCGAGAAGTAATGGCTATGTCACGACGATGTTGGGTCGCAAAAGAGTCTTGCGCGATATCAATTCTAAAAATGCCCTGGCACGAACCAACGCGGAGCGGGTGGCCATCAATACACCGATTCAAGGTACCGCAGCAGATATGATCAAATTAGCGATGATTCACATTCACGATCGCTTGCGAAAAGAAAAACTGGAATCGAAAATGATACTACAGGTCCACGATGAATTGGTTTTTGATGTACCAAAGAGCGAATTAGATATCATGCAGCAGATGGTTCAATACGAAATGAAACATGCGATCCCGGAACTAAAAGTTCCCATAGAGGTAGGTATCGGATTTGGAAATAATTGGTTGGAAGCGCATTAA
- a CDS encoding purine-nucleoside phosphorylase, with product MSELFQQIEESTAFLKAKLGQIPEIGIILGTGLGNISDRMEKIKEISFKLIPHFAPPTVESHSGKIILAQWGSQQVLILSGRLHYYEGYSTQEITYPIRVLKEIGIKQLWITNASGSVNPELHAGDAVFLEDHINFHPENPLRGHYDPRMGVRFPDMSEVYNRELLNRAQRCCESLNVPFRKVVYFGLQGPSLETPAEYRMIRILGADIVGMSTVPEVIVAHQCGLKIFAVSLVTNSCPDDVAYEKTSLESVLQVVDQNASKIYDIIEAMLREEGGGSSLIVC from the coding sequence ATGTCTGAACTCTTCCAACAAATAGAAGAAAGTACTGCTTTTTTGAAAGCCAAACTCGGCCAAATACCGGAAATCGGGATCATCCTTGGAACCGGACTCGGTAATATTTCGGATCGAATGGAGAAGATTAAAGAGATCTCTTTCAAACTTATTCCTCATTTTGCGCCACCCACTGTCGAAAGCCATAGCGGAAAAATCATCCTTGCGCAATGGGGTTCACAACAGGTCCTCATTCTTTCCGGTCGCTTGCATTATTACGAAGGCTATTCAACTCAGGAAATCACCTATCCCATAAGAGTTTTGAAAGAAATCGGAATCAAACAACTTTGGATCACCAATGCCAGTGGTTCCGTAAATCCCGAACTACATGCGGGCGATGCCGTTTTTCTGGAAGACCACATTAATTTCCATCCTGAAAATCCCCTCCGCGGACATTATGACCCAAGAATGGGTGTGCGCTTCCCGGATATGTCGGAAGTCTATAACCGCGAATTATTAAATAGGGCTCAACGCTGTTGCGAAAGTCTGAATGTTCCTTTCCGCAAAGTAGTCTATTTTGGTTTACAGGGACCCAGCCTTGAAACGCCTGCAGAATACCGGATGATCCGAATCCTTGGCGCAGACATCGTAGGCATGTCGACCGTTCCGGAAGTTATTGTCGCACATCAATGTGGACTCAAAATTTTTGCGGTTTCACTGGTCACCAATTCTTGTCCGGATGATGTCGCCTATGAAAAAACGAGTCTGGAATCAGTACTCCAGGTTGTAGATCAAAATGCTTCTAAAATTTACGATATCATTGAAGCGATGTTGAGGGAAGAGGGGGGGGGAAGTAGTCTGATAGTCTGTTAG
- a CDS encoding acyltransferase, whose product MQGKHLYSIDMLRGLVALLVCLYHFTEGFFPEEHVFRFIFSKGYLGVEIFFVISGFVIPFTMYKSQYVHSKAQNFMLKRLIRIEPPYWCSIVLIFIIDYCATFFKHYKDKEIDFEWTELLYHLLHINDFLGTPWLKGIYWSLAIEIQYYLLMAVIFPFLLFRKTWTATLVLFCFCMGRWINADELVLYYGCHFATGIVLFNYYIGDLNTKQVWIGLFICFGLTFWCFDIYHLSAVVGSSIFILYFNKMIRPLVFLGKISYSFYLIHIQIGWTLMDVLRRTYPDSKLFQNLLISIAATIFASWIFYIIIEKPSHRWAKKWDTD is encoded by the coding sequence ATGCAGGGAAAACACCTGTATTCTATTGATATGTTGCGGGGCCTGGTGGCCTTGCTCGTTTGTTTATACCATTTCACTGAAGGCTTCTTTCCGGAAGAGCATGTTTTTAGATTTATTTTTTCGAAAGGTTATCTTGGGGTAGAAATTTTCTTCGTCATCAGCGGCTTTGTCATTCCTTTTACGATGTACAAATCCCAATATGTACATTCGAAGGCTCAAAATTTCATGCTTAAAAGATTGATTCGCATAGAACCACCCTATTGGTGCAGTATTGTTTTAATTTTTATCATTGACTATTGTGCTACTTTTTTCAAACATTACAAAGACAAGGAAATTGATTTTGAATGGACAGAATTATTGTACCATCTTTTGCATATCAATGATTTCTTAGGAACTCCTTGGTTGAAAGGTATATACTGGAGTCTGGCCATTGAGATTCAATATTACTTGCTCATGGCTGTCATTTTTCCATTTTTATTATTCAGAAAAACCTGGACAGCTACGCTGGTACTCTTTTGTTTTTGCATGGGTCGCTGGATCAATGCAGATGAGCTTGTACTTTATTATGGATGCCATTTCGCCACGGGTATTGTACTTTTTAACTATTACATAGGGGACCTCAATACAAAACAAGTTTGGATCGGACTCTTTATTTGTTTCGGACTTACTTTTTGGTGTTTTGATATTTATCATTTATCTGCAGTGGTGGGTTCTTCCATATTTATACTCTATTTTAATAAAATGATTCGCCCTTTGGTCTTTCTTGGAAAAATTTCATATTCCTTTTACCTGATACATATTCAAATCGGATGGACGCTCATGGATGTATTGCGAAGAACTTATCCGGACAGCAAGCTCTTTCAAAACCTGCTCATCAGTATCGCAGCAACAATTTTTGCATCCTGGATTTTTTACATCATCATTGAAAAGCCCAGCCACCGATGGGCTAAGAAGTGGGATACAGATTAA
- a CDS encoding transketolase family protein, translating into MAWDIYQSTKKSATRNGFGEGLLELGRKNNEVVALCADLIGSLKMDAFEKEFPERFFQTGIAEANMIGMAAGMATVGKIPYTGTFANFSTGRVYDQIRQSIAYSEKNVKICASHAGLTLGEDGATHQILEDIGLMKMLPGMSVVVPADASQTRKAVLAIADHQGPVYLRFGRPDWPVFLEEQEFEFGKAQILKEGRDITIIATGHLVWIALEAARELEKQDIDCELINIHTIKPLDEEAILSSVMKTKRVVTCEEHQRNGGLGDSVAQLLAQKYPCRQAYIAVNDSFGESGKPLELLDKYGLGKSDVMHAVASLIA; encoded by the coding sequence ATGGCCTGGGATATATATCAATCAACAAAAAAATCTGCAACTCGAAATGGATTTGGTGAGGGTTTGCTGGAATTGGGAAGAAAAAATAATGAGGTGGTCGCATTATGTGCAGACCTGATCGGATCTTTAAAAATGGATGCTTTTGAAAAAGAATTTCCGGAGCGATTTTTTCAAACAGGCATCGCTGAAGCGAATATGATTGGCATGGCTGCTGGCATGGCTACAGTGGGTAAAATTCCATATACCGGTACGTTTGCAAACTTTAGCACTGGAAGGGTTTATGATCAGATCCGTCAGTCCATCGCATATTCAGAAAAAAATGTAAAAATTTGCGCTTCGCATGCTGGCCTGACTTTAGGCGAAGATGGAGCAACGCATCAGATTTTGGAAGATATTGGTTTGATGAAGATGTTACCGGGGATGAGTGTTGTAGTTCCTGCTGATGCTTCTCAAACAAGGAAGGCGGTATTGGCTATTGCTGATCATCAGGGTCCGGTGTATCTCCGTTTTGGCCGACCCGATTGGCCGGTGTTTTTAGAAGAGCAAGAGTTTGAATTTGGCAAGGCACAAATTCTCAAAGAAGGAAGGGACATTACGATCATTGCAACCGGACATTTGGTTTGGATTGCCCTGGAGGCCGCCAGGGAATTGGAAAAACAAGATATAGATTGCGAATTGATCAATATACACACGATCAAACCTCTTGACGAAGAAGCAATACTAAGTTCAGTCATGAAAACCAAACGCGTAGTGACTTGTGAAGAACACCAACGCAATGGTGGATTGGGTGATTCTGTCGCCCAATTGCTTGCTCAAAAATACCCATGCAGACAAGCATATATTGCCGTAAACGATTCTTTTGGAGAGTCCGGCAAACCGCTTGAGTTGTTGGACAAATACGGCCTTGGTAAATCTGATGTCATGCATGCAGTTGCTTCATTGATAGCCTAA
- a CDS encoding esterase family protein yields MKECLLLFLSGWLAVSSNAAKVDTVQIYSRSMNKSFPALIFKPEIEKKTQQKFPVLYLLHGHSSDYAGWNYIESQLKNWADDHRIIIVCPDGDYSSWYVNSPVRRNSKFETYIAREVVKYVDDHYPSMKDKTYRGITGVSMGGHGAIYLALNQPDVFGIAGSISGALDILPFSDEWNLQEVFGPLKGNEKIWKKNPEYTL; encoded by the coding sequence ATGAAAGAATGCTTATTGCTATTTTTGAGTGGCTGGCTGGCTGTATCTTCAAATGCCGCTAAAGTGGATACCGTTCAAATCTACAGTAGGTCAATGAATAAATCTTTTCCAGCTTTAATTTTTAAACCGGAAATTGAAAAAAAGACCCAACAGAAATTTCCGGTCTTGTATTTATTGCATGGCCACAGCAGCGATTATGCCGGATGGAACTATATTGAATCGCAATTAAAAAATTGGGCAGATGATCATAGGATTATCATTGTATGTCCCGATGGAGACTATTCAAGCTGGTATGTAAATAGTCCGGTCAGGAGAAACAGTAAATTTGAAACCTACATCGCTAGAGAAGTAGTAAAATATGTAGACGATCATTATCCAAGTATGAAAGACAAAACTTATAGGGGGATAACGGGCGTTAGTATGGGCGGACATGGGGCCATATATTTGGCTTTAAATCAACCGGATGTATTTGGAATAGCAGGAAGTATCAGCGGAGCTTTGGATATACTCCCTTTTTCGGACGAATGGAACTTGCAGGAAGTATTTGGACCGCTCAAAGGGAATGAAAAGATTTGGAAAAAAAACCCTGAATATACCTTGTGA
- a CDS encoding CHRD domain-containing protein: MKTRITYFLSIFISFCGWSQLVGQNGQLLFVAEMNGDNEIPMVRTDASGLFTFLLSEDLSEIEIHGAFSNITGNITGCHIHVGDRATNGPVFLNLGSFVSGHRIKAKVPTPALFLELATTGGLYVNLHSSVFPGGEIRGQLDWRSELIMPVVLLGANQIPAVPSPGIGLGVLRFSPNLTRVEYQIMPINLTGPPTAAHIHRGDAATNGTVLTDLNAGTFISGTITDQLTVIDLIFSAYDTGVYVNIHTAAYPNGEIRGQVQLPAIFSGNAFLNGDQETPAVATAARGYGYGVLGYPSIDTLFYLVISEGLIATDAHIHQARAGQSGPVVAPLTATGFPGVYTGSTALTPIQLQAFLKDELYFNIHTAANPAGEIRGQIQNNLLDVYAFDLCGDQEVPKKNVPAYGASHVAINKAATELEYTLFSTDLNGDAVSAHIHDAGFGVNGSILIPLDVPNPYAAGVVEIPGTVAAKIRNDGAYVNVHTAANPPGEIRGQIRRALSCAINVGTVQTDISAVQLMQNPVGHMLFLHLESLRNVDSEIVIQDLNGQGLQSWDLNVISGTSKHQFPVEDLKPGFYFLNIKEKGISSHVIKFVKI, encoded by the coding sequence ATGAAAACGAGAATTACTTATTTCTTATCAATTTTTATTAGTTTTTGTGGTTGGTCACAGCTTGTAGGCCAAAACGGGCAATTATTGTTTGTGGCTGAAATGAATGGCGACAATGAAATACCCATGGTGCGAACAGACGCAAGTGGTTTATTTACCTTTCTTTTATCTGAAGATTTAAGTGAAATAGAAATTCATGGAGCGTTTTCAAATATCACTGGCAATATCACAGGATGTCATATTCATGTTGGAGATCGAGCCACCAATGGTCCTGTTTTTCTTAATCTCGGTAGTTTTGTATCAGGTCATCGCATCAAAGCCAAAGTTCCTACGCCGGCATTATTTTTAGAACTTGCTACGACTGGTGGATTGTATGTGAACCTGCATTCCAGTGTTTTTCCGGGCGGTGAGATCAGAGGTCAATTGGATTGGAGATCTGAATTGATTATGCCTGTAGTACTCTTGGGTGCAAATCAAATTCCAGCGGTCCCTTCTCCGGGTATTGGGCTGGGCGTTTTGAGATTTTCACCCAATCTCACTCGCGTGGAATACCAAATTATGCCTATAAACCTGACCGGGCCACCTACAGCTGCTCATATCCACAGAGGAGATGCAGCCACCAACGGAACTGTTTTAACCGATTTAAATGCAGGAACTTTTATCAGCGGGACAATTACGGATCAACTCACAGTTATTGACTTAATATTTAGCGCTTATGATACAGGGGTGTATGTGAATATTCATACAGCTGCTTATCCGAATGGAGAAATCCGTGGACAAGTTCAGCTTCCTGCCATTTTCAGTGGTAATGCTTTTTTGAACGGCGATCAGGAAACACCAGCGGTTGCAACAGCAGCCAGAGGATACGGCTATGGAGTGCTTGGATATCCGTCTATCGACACGCTGTTTTATTTGGTAATTTCTGAAGGCCTTATTGCGACGGATGCCCATATCCATCAAGCTCGTGCAGGACAGAGTGGACCTGTGGTTGCGCCATTGACGGCGACTGGATTTCCAGGTGTATACACTGGTTCGACAGCACTTACTCCAATTCAACTACAAGCTTTCCTGAAAGACGAATTGTATTTTAACATACATACAGCTGCCAATCCAGCTGGTGAAATTCGCGGGCAAATTCAAAATAATTTATTGGATGTATATGCTTTTGATCTTTGTGGAGACCAGGAAGTACCTAAAAAGAATGTACCGGCTTATGGGGCATCCCATGTTGCTATCAATAAAGCTGCTACGGAGTTGGAATATACCCTGTTTTCAACTGATTTAAATGGAGATGCCGTTTCTGCACACATCCACGATGCAGGTTTTGGAGTGAATGGGTCTATATTAATTCCATTGGATGTTCCTAATCCTTATGCTGCAGGAGTTGTCGAAATACCAGGCACTGTCGCAGCCAAAATTAGAAATGATGGCGCTTATGTCAATGTGCACACAGCTGCCAACCCGCCCGGTGAAATTCGCGGGCAAATCAGAAGAGCTTTATCATGCGCCATCAATGTCGGAACTGTACAAACGGATATTTCAGCTGTGCAATTAATGCAAAATCCGGTCGGTCACATGCTGTTTCTCCATTTGGAAAGTCTTAGAAATGTGGATAGTGAAATTGTCATCCAGGATCTCAACGGACAAGGTTTGCAAAGTTGGGATCTAAATGTGATTTCCGGTACATCCAAACATCAGTTTCCAGTTGAAGATCTGAAACCCGGTTTCTATTTCTTAAATATAAAAGAAAAGGGCATCAGCTCACATGTCATCAAATTTGTAAAAATATAA
- a CDS encoding transketolase yields the protein MDVDGLKRIASQVRRDIIRQTNRCASGHPGGSLGCADFLTALYFKFLRKELPFKMEGHGEDLFFLSNGHISPVFYSVLSRSNYFPIDELNTFRQINSRLQGHPTTHEGLPGVRVASGSLGQGLSVALGAALAKKINGDPHLVYVLTGDGELQEGQVWEAAMAAAHYKTDNIIVTVDWNGQQIDGPTRKVMDLGDLEAKWRSFGWDLLHMNGNDMTEVVAGIEKAISKANQQKPIVILMNTIMGFGVDFMMGTHKWHGVAPNDEQTKVALAQLEETLGDF from the coding sequence ATGGATGTTGACGGTCTCAAACGCATAGCAAGCCAGGTCAGAAGGGATATCATTCGCCAAACCAATCGTTGCGCAAGCGGCCATCCTGGTGGCTCTTTGGGATGTGCTGATTTCTTGACGGCACTGTATTTCAAGTTTTTGCGAAAAGAATTGCCTTTCAAAATGGAAGGTCATGGCGAAGACTTGTTTTTTCTTTCCAATGGACATATATCGCCGGTCTTTTATTCTGTTCTTTCAAGAAGTAATTATTTTCCAATTGATGAGCTCAATACCTTTCGTCAAATAAATTCCCGACTGCAGGGTCACCCCACTACTCATGAGGGATTGCCCGGAGTCCGCGTTGCATCGGGTTCATTGGGACAGGGATTAAGCGTCGCGCTAGGCGCAGCTTTGGCTAAGAAAATAAACGGAGATCCACATTTGGTTTATGTACTGACAGGCGACGGAGAGTTACAGGAAGGCCAGGTTTGGGAAGCAGCAATGGCAGCAGCACATTACAAAACAGATAACATCATTGTCACCGTCGACTGGAATGGGCAACAAATCGATGGTCCAACCCGAAAAGTAATGGACCTGGGCGATCTGGAAGCTAAATGGCGGAGTTTTGGCTGGGACCTTCTTCATATGAATGGAAATGATATGACAGAAGTTGTGGCAGGCATAGAAAAAGCTATTTCCAAAGCAAATCAGCAAAAACCCATAGTGATTTTAATGAATACCATCATGGGCTTTGGTGTTGATTTTATGATGGGCACACATAAATGGCATGGGGTAGCCCCTAATGACGAACAAACTAAAGTTGCTCTGGCGCAGTTGGAGGAAACGCTGGGAGACTTTTGA
- a CDS encoding UDP-3-O-(3-hydroxymyristoyl)glucosamine N-acyltransferase, producing MQLAQALSVKDLAERFQMKIIGQKDQLIFGINEIHKVRKGDLTFVDVEKYYAKSINSAATTILINKETDCPEGKTLLITDQPFEVYNQLALEYRPVVNQHKLISDNAWIHPTSHIDSNVFIGHHVVIGANSYIGANSVIGEYTVIGQHVNIQPGALIGTEAFYFKKTSAGFRKWRSCGRVVIHDHVDVGSGTTINKGVSGDTIIGEGTKIDCQVHIGHGVVIGKHCLLAAQVGIAGKTIVGDWVTMYGQVGVAQNLKIGHRVTLLAKSGVGKDLEAGKNYLGAPCEEAREMMKEMATLKMMAKDYRK from the coding sequence ATGCAATTAGCACAAGCATTATCCGTAAAAGATTTGGCCGAGCGATTTCAGATGAAAATCATTGGTCAAAAAGACCAACTCATTTTTGGGATCAATGAAATACATAAAGTGCGAAAAGGTGATCTCACGTTTGTAGATGTCGAAAAATATTATGCTAAATCGATAAACTCTGCCGCAACGACCATTTTAATCAATAAGGAAACGGATTGTCCAGAAGGAAAAACTTTATTGATAACCGATCAGCCCTTTGAAGTTTATAATCAACTGGCGCTTGAGTACAGACCTGTTGTAAACCAGCATAAGTTAATTTCCGACAATGCCTGGATTCATCCTACTTCACATATCGATTCCAATGTTTTTATAGGCCATCATGTAGTGATTGGAGCCAACAGCTACATTGGTGCCAACAGTGTCATTGGAGAATATACAGTAATAGGGCAACACGTAAACATTCAGCCGGGTGCTCTTATTGGAACAGAAGCATTCTATTTCAAAAAAACTTCAGCCGGGTTTCGGAAATGGAGATCCTGTGGTCGCGTAGTCATTCATGATCACGTCGATGTGGGTTCAGGAACGACAATCAACAAAGGGGTAAGCGGAGATACGATCATTGGTGAAGGAACTAAAATTGATTGCCAGGTGCATATCGGACATGGCGTTGTCATTGGCAAACATTGTTTGTTGGCAGCACAGGTCGGAATTGCAGGCAAAACCATCGTCGGCGATTGGGTGACTATGTATGGACAAGTAGGTGTCGCGCAAAATTTAAAAATTGGCCATCGCGTGACCTTGCTAGCGAAATCAGGCGTTGGAAAAGATCTCGAAGCTGGAAAAAACTATTTGGGGGCGCCTTGTGAAGAAGCAAGGGAAATGATGAAGGAAATGGCGACTTTGAAAATGATGGCGAAGGATTACAGAAAGTGA